From the Candida dubliniensis CD36 chromosome 2, complete sequence genome, the window CCACGCAACTTATTTTGTGACTGATTACTTTAATTCTTTAGGGAATTACATTAGTGATGCAGATGGTAACAAATTATTGGATGTTTATTGTCAAATTTCATCCATTGCCTTGGGCTACAATAACCCGGAATTAATAAAAGCGGCCAAATCAGACGAAATGGTCAATGCGATTGTTAATCGTCCTGCTTTGGCCTGTTTCCCATCTACCAATTACAAGCAAATTCTTGAAGAGGGTCTTTTGGCAGCTGCACCACCAGGAATGGACAAAATATGGACATCGTTAAGTGGGTCTGATGCCAATGAAACCGCATACAAGGCAGCGTTTATGTATCAACACGCAAAGTTAAGAGGTGATAAACCATTTAGTGAAGAAGAACTCATTTCTAGTATGGAAAACAAGACCCCAGGTGCCTCTGACATGACCATTTTGTCATTTGATAAAGGGTTCCATGGAAGATTATTTGGCTCATTATCAACTACAAGATCGAAAGCAATTCACAAATTAGATATTCCTGCTTTCCCATGGCCAAGGGCCCCCTTCCCTCAATTGAAGTATCCATTAGAGGATTTTGAAACTGAAAACAGGGATGAAGAACAAGGTTGTTTGTATCAATTGGAgtcaataattgaaaactcTTTAAGTAAAATTGCAGCAGTTATTGTGGAACCAGTTCAGTCTGAAGGAGGTGACAATCATGCAAcgtcatttttttttcaggGCCTCAGAGATATTACTAAAAAGCATGACATTCTATTTATTGTGGATGAAGTCCAAACTGGTGTTGGGGCATCAGGAAAAATGTGGGCCCATGAGCATTGGAATTTGACCACTCCTCCAGATATGGTGACATTTTCTAAAAAATTCCAGGCTGCTGGATTCTATTTCTATAATCCTGATTTGCAACCAAAGTTGCCATATAGACAATTTAATACTTGGTGTGGTGATCCATCCAAAGCCATTTTGGCAAAAGCAATCTATCAAGAAATTGTGAAATCGAACTTGGTGGAAAGAACTGCTGTGGTTGgtgattatttatttgagAAATTACTGTCAATCTTATCAAGATTTCCTGataaagttttcaatttaagAGGAAAGAATTATGGTACATTTATTGCATGGGACTGCTCGAGTGCTGATCTtagaaacaaaatattGGCAGCATCAAGAGAACAAGGACTCAATATGGGTGGGTGTGGTGATCAATCAATCAGGTTAAGACCAActttattgtttgaaaaagaacatGCTGATATATTCCTTGGTATTTTGGAATCGGTTTTGAGCAAATTGTGAGAAATTTTAATGGCCCTTGAATATTTAGTGTTTGTGCTTTTGGTAATATGTGTATCTTTATGGCTAGTGGTACCTCTAATTGGTgtattcaaaaaaaaaaaactataatctaaaacaaaataattattaatatatgGTTTAAAAAATGTTACTTTATATTCATGCTCTGAAATTAGTCTTTTATGGCTCGGAAATGTAAGAATGATGTTTATCATCTATTGTTTCTTTGAATCTTTTATGTTTTTATAACttttttgatgaaaaatttgaagtAAACTTTGAGACatggttttttctttttgtcaCTTTGAAGATTCAATGAATTACTAGTTCTACATAGATAAACCTTCTAATTTCCTAGCTGCCATTTATGCAAAACTATCATTTAGCTTCtttcaaatgaaaataaagacCAACAGTAAATACGACAAAAGATTAATATTCAAGATAGTAAGGAAATcacaaatttttgttttttcgTAAAACATCCGATATAGTGTAATGGCTATCACACGACACTCTCCATGTTGTGATCCGGGTTCGATTCCCGGTATCGGAGTTAATTTTTATCTCATACACGCGTTTATTTTTACTTCCATGAAAATgctttttaatttttttgaaaaattatccAAACACTGATCTCCTAACTAATTCATAATTCTATCACATGTCAGCAGTTTCGACAGAATGGTATTAGATATGGATATATGGTTATGGTTATGGTATACTTGtgtgttttgttttttatgGGGAGCacaaagatgaagaagattcAAACTTACCTGTGTTTGTTTTGACAGATTTGACCAATTCAAAGAGAATAGTAATgttgaaacaatttgaaatctaCATGTGTTTTCAGTCTCGAGAATATCATTAGTCAAATGAAAACCATTCTTAAATTTCTGGGTTTTTAATATCCACATTAGCACGATCATGTGCTTCATCTATCGAAAAGTAACCAATTACTTTGGGAAGCATATGGATATTCATCAGAGCCTCTTCACAAGAGGAGAATGTTTTTTCAAGACTTTAGATTCTACATATATGCTGAGACACATATAATTAGTGATTATAGTCAATTATAGACAGAGCAACATACCATTGTCGAATACTATCATATACAAACATTGAAACTTCGTTAGCATTTGATCAACCTACTGAAAACATGACATGAATAATAACCAATGAAATACTTCAGTTGAAAGAAGAATGTTCTTGTTTATTAGATGATTTGTTTTCCCGTTCAATTACACACctcaaatcattatcatctgTGCAAAAATAACCCCAATCTTGAAAGAAATGGAAATCTATGGACCGTAGAGAACGTGTTTCAATTGTTATATTTCCAAAACTGGTATCAAACTTAAAGTAGAAATTTCCTGATATGTACAAGCAATGGAGAAACCATTTGCAGATAACtaaaaatcaacaatatgTTGTGCATCATGCATTGAAGCAGCTACCTTTGCTAACCATTTTGACCACGAGTTGTTCAAATTATagtaatattttgaatGGTTACACTATTGATATGAAATTTCTATTGTGGACACTTGGTTagtataaatataatgtGATTGTTTACTTTTCATGACGTGTGCGGGCTACCAACCATTTCGACTAGTTAATATATTGACACCAACATTGCTATTTTTGCAATATGACACAATAACAACTGtgaggggggggggggggatATTAGTTCCCGTTAGCAAAATACTTATCCAATTATAATCCCCTAAGGCCATAACAATACATTTAACAAATATTATTCCAAAAGACTATAAATAGGCATTAAACAACTggaataaatttgtttccTCATGGATTTATTTTCCCTAATCAACAAAAGTCAAACCGAATCaaaatgttgttgaatGTTTTATCCTTTATTTGCTTAGCTATTATCACTAATGCTGCTGTggtaaagaaaaatgaacCAAAAGTAATCAGAATGGATGTCAAACAAGGTGTTTCCAATTTGGTTAAAAGAGGTGATGCTACTGGAACGAGTGGGTTGACACAAAACTATTACGCGTTTACCCACCTTGAGGTAGGCTCAAATAAGGAACTCACCGAAGTTATAATTGATACTGGAAGTTGGTTGACACATATTTTTGATGTAAATATCACTTGTTCAGGCTGCCAAGGTACTAGTGAGTACAATTCTTCCCAATCTTCCACCGTTGTCAAACTGGGCAAGAAAGGGCAATCATTTTTTGGTCCTGATGCCTATTATATCGGGGAATTGGTTAGTGATTCTATTCAAATTGGCGATTTAACTATCCCAGAAGTTCTTTTCAATGACGTTCATAATTCCAGTGGGTTTGGCTATGGTATTCTTGGTTTGGCTAAGCCATCTACCGAAAATGAAAGTGTTGCATGGGTCGCGAGAAACCATGGATTGATTAACAAAGCTGCTTACTCCATTATTATCCAAAACCTTGATGGAAGTGATGGGAATCttattattggtggttATGATGCTGCTAAAATTGATGGGGAAATCAACTGGACTAGCATCAAGGATTCAAATATT encodes:
- a CDS encoding 4-aminobutyrate aminotransferase, putative (Similar to S. cerevisiae UGA1;~In S. cerevisiae: Gamma-aminobutyrate (GABA) transaminase (4-aminobutyrate aminotransferase) involved in the 4-aminobutyrate and glutamate degradation pathways; required for normal oxidative stress tolerance and nitrogen utilization.) — protein: MMQRTIINTSLRQVQKRFNSTSVTASYFPEEPKNPTFQTETIPGPKSIALNKELGEVYDNHATYFVTDYFNSLGNYISDADGNKLLDVYCQISSIALGYNNPELIKAAKSDEMVNAIVNRPALACFPSTNYKQILEEGLLAAAPPGMDKIWTSLSGSDANETAYKAAFMYQHAKLRGDKPFSEEELISSMENKTPGASDMTILSFDKGFHGRLFGSLSTTRSKAIHKLDIPAFPWPRAPFPQLKYPLEDFETENRDEEQGCLYQLESIIENSLSKIAAVIVEPVQSEGGDNHATSFFFQGLRDITKKHDILFIVDEVQTGVGASGKMWAHEHWNLTTPPDMVTFSKKFQAAGFYFYNPDLQPKLPYRQFNTWCGDPSKAILAKAIYQEIVKSNLVERTAVVGDYLFEKLSSILSRFPDKVFNLRGKNYGTFIAWDCSSADLRNKILAASREQGLNMGGCGDQSIRLRPTLLFEKEHADIFLGILESVLSKL
- the SAP99 gene encoding aspartyl protease, putative (Signal peptide predicted by SignalP 2.0 HMM (Signal peptide probability 0.986, signal anchor probability 0.001) with cleavage site probability 0.808 between residues 17 and 18), encoding MLLNVLSFICLAIITNAAVVKKNEPKVIRMDVKQGVSNLVKRGDATGTSGLTQNYYAFTHLEVGSNKELTEVIIDTGSWLTHIFDVNITCSGCQGTSEYNSSQSSTVVKSGKKGQSFFGPDAYYIGELVSDSIQIGDLTIPEVLFNDVHNSSGFGYGILGLAKPSTENESVAWVARNHGLINKAAYSIIIQNLDGSDGNLIIGGYDAAKIDGEINWTSIKDSNIHALLSQVEINGETIPVNRNYTLDTGGGNGYLPEDAYNRVVANLPEDPDFGSDHSYIRCSLLEGKTFTYNLNGIDYKFPLRSLYAPGESYGYCHLALYKGDVAQLGGSIFRNLFLAVDLEGDLFGLASLKNTAETDIKSF